A region of Tigriopus californicus strain San Diego chromosome 7, Tcal_SD_v2.1, whole genome shotgun sequence DNA encodes the following proteins:
- the LOC131884157 gene encoding spectrin beta chain-like isoform X6: protein MDSLKVKKGRRHRSKVRQFYSDFNSDESASPSISSNSEFQLSPEPASPSVFKFDQKLKAPRVRHISLNEEDPTIAPLSPPYTGTPLPPLSAGLTSNQDIKDAALSIVYSKHIKNLMVEREHVQKKTFTKWVNSHLCRINCRVVDLYTDLRDGKLLIKLLEILSGERLPRPTRGKMRIHCLENVDKALSFLYEQRVHLENMGAHDIVDGSPRLTLGLIWTIILRFQIQEITVEEPGPGAATRSAKDALLLWCQMKTAGYHNVNIRNFTTSWRDGLAFNAIIHKHRSDLIQYERLSKSNAMYNLNNAFDVADREFNLVKLLDAEDVNVEMPDEKSIITYVVTYYHYFSKLKQETVQGKRIAKVVGIDMECDKMIEQYEGFTSDLLKWIENVIEALGDRQFANSLRGVQEQLTQFNSYRNVEKPPKFMEKGNLEVLLFTLQSKMRANNKVPYFPKEGKTISDINKAWERLEKAEHERELALREELIRQEKLEQLAARFNRKAGMRETWLSENQRLVSQDNFGFDLAAVEAAAKKHEAIETDIFAYEERVQAVIAVAHELETENYHDIECINARKDNVLRLWNYLLELLKARRTRLEMSLQLQHNFQEMVYILDSMEELKMRLLSDDYGKHLLGVEDLLQKHSLVEADINVLGERVKQVVQHSQKFLADEDGADDYKPCDPSIIVERVQTLEDAYAELVRLAVERRSRLEESRQMWQFYWDMAEEENWIKEMEQILSQGDIGHDLTTIHLLLSKHKSLETEIRAHENQLQMSIKQGQDLIDQGHFGADKVQTRIDDVMSMWSQLVDLMDTRKRRLTEAVDFHQFLTDADDVDTYMLDVLRLVSSDDIGKDESNVQTLLKKQKEIHDDLMNFQSNVDALHEQATTLGENDKPAVEKRLASIDKRYNELQELSKLRKQRLLDALSLYKLFTEADGVEQWITEKEKMLDTMQPGKDIEDCEIMKHRFDGFDREMNANASRVAVVNQLARQLLHVDHPNSDDIVARQNQLNQRWADLREQAEAKREQLGSAHGVQTFHIECRETVTWIEDKKRVLEQTDELKMDLTGIMTLQRKLSGMDRDMAAIEAKLKTLEDEANKIKDTHPDEAQVVFDRVEKLRGEWKQLNVMLHEREAKLEEAGDLHRFLKDLDHFQAWLTKTESSIANEDTPSSLAEAEKLLSQHQQIREEIDSYTTDYTTMMDYGEKVTADPSTFEDPQYMFLRERLKALRDGWAEVHQMWENRQQLLSQSLNLQMFNRDAKQAEVLLSQQEHLLSKDETPSNLEQAESLIKKHEALLTTMEANDDKVNGVLQFAQRLCSEQHFASDKISKKADDISERRNINHDLALQQLDKLRDQLLLHQFLQDCEELHDWIQEKNVLVQEDTYRSAKTIHSKWTRHQAFESEIASNKERLDRVQESGQELLKTKPEMADLITPKLDELERDFEALQKNTKDKGERIFDAKRADLYEQSCDDIDSFVMDLERQMETEPIGNDLTSVNILMQKQQMIETQMQVKSMQVSELETQAEKLVLMEPDKRNVIEAKKEEVSKKFEAVMAPLEARKKELLVKKEIFQFLRDLEDENIWIEEKMNLVTSDEFGSSLQAVNLLIKKNKTLKGEIDNHEPRILSVCEIGQKLIASDHPDSEKFQKDIDELLENLNNLKEMLEIRRQKLLVSEKAQQFFFDANEAEAWMSEQELYMMVEDRGKDEFSAQNLMKKHTTLESAVEDYSENIRQLSESARQLIADEHPESEQISIRLAQVEKLYAGLRDLAAERKAKLDDALKLFMLNREVDDLEQWIAEREVVAGSHELGQDYEHVTLLWERFREFAKDTEIIGTERVAAANQIADSLITSGHTDAATIAQWKDSLNDSWADLGELIETRTQMLEASRELHKYFHDCKDVLGRILEKQHSMPDDLGRDAGAVSSLTRKHQNFVQDLQGLEGQVKAIQEESSKLQAAYAGEKAMEITNREREVVRAWLELNAMGDSRKNKLHDTSDLFKFFNMVRNLMLWMDDLTRQMSTSEKPRDVSGVELLMNNHQGHKAEIDTREENFTQCFTLGKELLSRGHYANNEIKEKLVELTNQRNTMLLRWEERWEHLQLILEVYQFARDAAVAEAWLIAQDPYLKSGELGQTIDEVENLIKKHEAFEKAAAAQEERFAALERLTTFELKEIKRRQEEDERRREEERAKHAPPSYDRPDAGERSDVGSVKSGTSRRGSTASEKKRGKTRTRSKSPFRSFRWPKSKSKAESEAAAAASYYSDDEDNLRRPLSERSDDEELESTLIRKHEWESTTKKTSNRSWDKLCVVLKNGSIGFYKDQKAYKGAPSATYKGEPPVEISGATAEVASDYTKKKHVFRLKLNNGGMYLFQARDDDEMSQWVSAINQSAGGEGPSGGARSQTLPTGASGGDGKKEKKPFFTLKGKN, encoded by the exons AGCCCGGACCAGGGGCAGCTACACGATCCGCCAAGGACGCTTTGTTGCTCTGGTGTCAGATGAAGACCGCCGGATACCACAATGTGAATATCCGCAACTTCACCACGTCTTGGCGAGATGGCTTGGCCTTCAACGCCATCATTCATAAGCACAGATCAGATCTCATCCAATATGAGCGTTTGTCCAAGAGCAACGCCATGTATAATTTGAACAACGCCTTCGATGTGGCGGATCGTGAGTTTAATCTGGTCAAACTTCTGGATGCCGAGGATGTGAACGTGGAAATGCCAGACGAGAAGTCCATCATCACCTACGTGGTCACCTACTACCATTATTTCTCCAAGTTGAAGCAGGAAACGGTCCAAGGCAAAAGGATTGCCAAAGTAGTGGGCATCGACATGGAGTGCGACAAAATGATCGAACAATACGAAGGGTTCACGAGTGATCTCCTCAAGTGGATTGAGAACGTGATCGAGGCCTTGGGTGACCGGCAATTTGCCAACTCTCTCCGTGGAGTCCAAGAACAACTGACGCAATTCAACTCCTATCGCAATGTGGAAAAGCCCCCCAAATTCATGGAAAAGGGCAATCTCGAAGTTCTTCTCTTCACCCTTCAATCCAAGATGAGGGCCAACAATAAAGTGCCTTACTTCCCCAAGGAAGGCAAGACCATCTCAGACATCAACAAGGCCTGGGAGCGGTTAGAGAAGGCCGAACACGAACGTGAGTTGGCCTTGCGCGAAGAGCTCATCCGTCAAGAGAAACTCGAGCAGCTGGCCGCCCGATTCAACCGTAAAGCGGGCATGCGAGAAACTTGGCTGAGTGAGAATCAACGTCTGGTCTCTCAAGACAACTTTGGCTTCGATTTAGCCGCTGTTGAAGCTGCCGCCAAGAAACACGAGGCCATTGAAACCGACATTTTTGCCTACGAAGAACGCGTTCAAGCCGTGATCGCAGTGGCCCATGAGCTGGAAACTGAAAACTATCACGACATCGAGTGCATCAATGCTCGGAAGGACAATGTCCTCCGCTTGTGGAACTACTTGCTCGAGCTCCTGAAGGCACGAAGAACACGATTGGAGATGTCCTTGCAATTGCAGCACAACTTCCAGGAAATGGTGTACATTTTGGATTCCATGGAAGAATTGAAGATGCGTTTACTCTCAGACGATTACGGAAAGCATTTGCTCGGGGTCGAAGATCTTCTTCAGAAACACTCGCTTGTGGAGGCCGACATCAACGTTCTGGGAGAAAGAGTCAAACAAGTCGTGCAGCATTCGCAAAAGTTCTTGGCCGACGAGGATGGAGCCGACGACTACAAGCCCTGCGATCCCAGTATCATCGTGGAACGAGTCCAAACCTTGGAAGATGCCTACGCCGAGCTCGTTCGTTTGGCCGTTGAACGGCGGTCCAGATTGGAAGAGTCCCGACAGATGTGGCAATTCTATTGGGATATGGCCGAGGAGGAGAACTGGATCAAGGAGATGGAACAGATTCTCTCCCAGGGTGATATTGGACACGATCTCACCACCATTCATTTATTGCTCTCCAAGCACAAGAGTCTGGAGACTGAAATCCGTGCACATGAAAACCAATTGCAGATGTCCATCAAGCAAGGTCAAGATCTCATCGACCAAGGACACTTTGGTGCGGACAAAGTCCAGACCAGGATCGATGACGTTATGAGCATGTGGAGCCAGCTGGTCGACCTCATGGACACCAGGAAACGACGACTCACCGAGGCCGTTGACTTCCATCAATTCCTCACTGACGCCGATGATGTGGACACGTACATGTTGGACGTGCTCCGATTGGTCTCGTCTGATGACATTGGAAAAGACGAGTCCAACGTGCAGACATTGCTGAAGAAACAGAAGGAGATTCACGACGATCTCATGAACTTCCAGTCCAATGTTGATGCTCTTCACGAACAAGCCACGACTTTGGGCGAGAACGACAAGCCCGCGGTTGAGAAGCGATTGGCCTCCATCGATAAGCGCTACAATGAGCTACAAGAGCTTTCCAAGCTTCGCAAACAGCGACTCTTGGACGCTCTTTCCTTGTACAAATTATTCACCGAGGCCGATGGTGTGGAACAATGGATTACCGAGAAAGAGAAAATGTTGGATACCATGCAACCCGGCAAAGATATCGAGGACTGTGAGATCATGAAGCACAGATTCGATGGATTCGATCGCGAAATGAATGCCAATGCGTCACGAGTTGCTGTTGTGAACCAGTTGGCTCGCCAATTACTCCATGTTGACCACCCTAACTCGGACGACATCGTTGCTCGACAGAACCAACTCAACCAGAGATGGGCCGACTTGCGCGAACAAGCCGAGGCTAAGCGTGAACAATTGGGATCCGCGCATGGCGTGCAGACCTTCCATATTGAATGTCGCGAAACAGTCACTTGGATTGAGGACAAGAAGCGCGTCTTGGAGCAAACCGACGAGCTCAAGATGGATCTCACCGGCATCATGACTCTGCAGCGAAAGCTCTCGGGAATGGACCGAGACATGGCGGCTATCGAAGCCAAGCTCAAAACGCTGGAGGATGAGGCCAACAAAATCAAGGACACTCATCCTGACGAGGCTCAAGTGGTGTTTGACCGTGTGGAGAAACTCCGTGGCGAATGGAAACAACTTAATGTTATGCTCCATGAGCGAGAAGCCAAGTTGGAAGAGGCTGGCGATCTTCACCGCTTTCTCAAGGACTTGGATCATTTCCAGGCTTGGCTGACCAAAACCGAGTCAAGCATCGCCAATGAGGACACGCCCTCAAGCTTGGCTGAGGCTGAGAAATTGTTGAGTCAACATCAACAGATCCGAGAGGAGATTGATAGCTACACAACTGACTACACTACCATGATGGACTACGGCGAGAAGGTGACTGCCGACCCGTCCACATTCGAAGACCCGCAATACATGTTCCTCCGAGAGAGACTAAAGGCCTTGAGAGATGGATGGGCGGAGGTCCATCAGATGTGGGAGAACCGACAGCAATTGTTGTCACAATCCCTCAACCTCCAGATGTTCAACCGGGACGCCAAACAGGCCGAAGTTCTTCTTTCGCAGCAAGAACATCTCCTCAGCAAGGATGAAACTCCGAGCAACTTGGAGCAAGCCGAATCACTCATCAAGAAACACGAGGCTCTGCTCACTACCATGGAGGCCAACGACGACAAGGTCAATGGCGTGCTTCAATTTGCCCAGCGTTTGTGCTCTGAGCAGCATTTCGCTTCAGACAAGATCTCTAAAAAGGCCGACGACATCTCTGAGAGGAGAAACATCAATCACGATCTTGCTCTCCAACAATTGGACAAACTCCGTGATCAACTTCTTCTTCAccaatttcttcaagattGCGAAGAGTTACACGATTGGATCCAAGAGAAGAATGTCCTCGTTCAAGAAGACACCTATCGATCGGCCAAGACCATCCATAGCAAATGGACCAGGCATCAAGCTTTCGAATCCGAAATTGCTTCCAACAAGGAGCGTCTGGATCGCGTTCAAGAAAGTGGCCAAGAGCTTCTCAAGACCAAACCAGAGATGGCTGATCTGATCACACCCAAATTGGACGAGCTCGAGAGAGATTTCGAGGCCCTCCAGAAGAATACCAAAGACAAGGGAGAGCGGATCTTCGACGCCAAGAGAGCCGATCTGTATGAGCAATCTTGTGATGACATTGATAGCTTCGTCATGGACCTTGAACGGCAGATGGAGACCGAGCCCATTGGTAACGACCTCACATCCGTGAATATCCTTATGCAGAAACAACAAATGATCGAGACTCAGATGCAAGTCAAGTCCATGCAAGTAAGCGAATTGGAAACACAAGCCGAAAAGTTGGTGCTCATGGAGCCTGACAAGAGAAACGTTATTgaggccaagaaagaagaagtcTCAAAGAAATTCGAGGCCGTCATGGCCCCACTCGAGGCCAGGAAGAAGGAGCTCTTGGTCAAGAAAGAAATCTTCCAATTTTTGCGCGACCTCGAGGATGAGAACATTTGGATTGAAGAGAAGATGAACCTTGTGACGTCGGATGAGTTCGGTAGCAGTCTTCAAGCTGTTAACCTTCTTATTAAGAAGAACAAGACTCTCAAAGGTGAGATTGACAATCACGAGCCTCGAATCTTATCCGTGTGCGAAATTGGACAAAAGCTCATTGCCTCGGATCACCCCGACTCCGAGAAATTCCAAAAGGACATTGATGAGCTTCTCGAGAACTTGAACAATCTCAAGGAGATGCTCGAAATCAGACGGCAAAAGCTCCTTGTCAGCGAGAAGGCCCAACAATTCTTCTTCGATGCCAACGAGGCTGAAGCCTGGATGTCTGAACAAGAGCTCTACATGATGGTTGAGGACAGAGGCAAGGACGAATTCTCAGCGCAAAACCTCATGAAGAAACACACCACTCTTGAGAGCGCAGTTGAGGATTACTCCGAAAATATTCGCCAATTGAGCGAGTCTGCCAGACAACTCATCGCCGATGAGCATCCTGAAAGCGAACAGATTTCCATTCGTCTGGCACAAGTGGAGAAACTCTACGCTGGTTTGCGAGACTTGGCCGCCGAACGGAAAGCCAAATTAGACGATGCGTTGAAGTTGTTCATGTTGAACCGAGAGGTGGACGATTTGGAGCAATGGATTGCCGAACGCGAGGTGGTGGCTGGATCACACGAATTGGGACAAGACTACGAGCACGTCACTTTGCTCTGGGAGAGATTCCGAGAATTCGCCAAGGACACGGAAATCATTGGTACGGAACGAGTGGCAGCCGCCAATCAAATTGCTGACAGTCTCATCACATCGGGTCACACGGATGCAGCCACAATCGCCCAATGGAAGGACTCTCTGAACGATTCCTGGGCTGATCTTGGCGAGTTAATCGAGACAAGGACTCAAATGCTTGAAGCCTCTCGTGAGCTCCATAAATACTTCCACGATTGCAAGGACGTTTTGGGACGAATCCTTGAGAAGCAACACTCCATGCCTGATGACTTGGGCCGCGATGCTGGAGCCGTGTCATCACTCACCCGCAAACATCAGAATTTCGTCCAAGATCTTCAAGGTCTGGAGGGTCAAGTCAAGGCTATCCAAGAAGAGTCCTCCAAATTGCAAGCTGCTTATGCTGGGGAGAAGGCTATGGAAATCACTaaccgagagagagaggtcgTTCGGGCTTGGCTTGAGCTCAATGCCATGGGCGACTCGCGCAAGAATAAGTTGCACGATACCTCCGACTTGTTCAAGTTCTTCAACATGGTGCGCAACCTCATGTTGTGGATGGATGATCTTACCAGGCAGATGTCTACATCTGAAAAACCACGTGACGTTAGTGGTGTTGAGCTTCTTATGAACAACCATCAAGGTCATAAGGCCGAAATTGACACACGCGAAGAGAACTTTACTCAATGCTTCACACTGGGCAAGGAGTTACTCTCTCGAGGTCATTACGCAAACAATGAGATCAAGGAAAAGTTGGTGGAGCTCACCAACCAGAGAAATACCATGTTGCTGAGGTGGGAGGAACGTTGGGAACACCTACAACTGATTCTCGAAGTATACCAGTTCGCCCGTGATGCGGCTGTGGCCGAGGCCTGGCTCATCGCTCAAGATCCTTACCTGAAGTCCGGAGAATTGGGA CAAACCATTGACGAAGTCGAGAATCTGATCAAGAAGCACGAGGCCTTTGAAAAGGCTGCGGCGGCGCAAGAAGAGCGATTCGCTGCCCTTGAGAGGCTCACCACG TTCGAGTTGAAGGAAATCAAACGCCGTCAAGAGGAAGACGAGCGGCGACGGGAAGAGGAACGTGCCAAGCACGCCCCTCCATCTTACGACCGACCAGATGCCGGGGAACGATCCGATGTGGGAAGTGTCAAGTCAGGAA CTTCAAGGCGTGGCAGTACAGCGAGTGAGAAAAAACGCGGCAAAACGCGAACCCGCTCCAAGTCGCCATTCCGCAGCTTCCGCTGGCCAAAGTCCAAGTCCAAAGCAGAGTCAGAGGCTGCTGCGGCTGCCAGTTACTACAGTGATGATGAGGATAACCTCAGACGACCCCTGTCTG AACGATCCGATGATGAGGAACTCGAGAGTACCTTGATAAGGAAACACGAATGGGAAAGCACTACCAAGAAAACTTCCAACAG GTCCTGGGACAAACTTTGCGTGGTCTTGAAAAACGGGAGCATCGGCTTTTACAAGGACCAGAAGGCCTACAAGGGTGCACCAAGTGCCACTTACAAAGGGGAACCCCCAGTGGAAATTTCAGGGGCTACCGCCGAAGTGGCCAGTGATTACACAAAGAAGAAGCACGTCTTCAGATTGAA GTTGAACAATGGAGGCATGTACCTCTTCCAAGCCCGAGATGACGATGAGATGAGCCAATGGGTGAGCGCAATCAACCAGTCAGCTGGAGGGGAGGGACCTTCAGGTGGAGCGCGATCCCAAACTCTGCCTACTGGCGCCTCTGGCGGTGATggcaagaaagagaagaaaccCTTCTTCACtctgaaaggaaaaaa TTAA